Proteins encoded in a region of the Trichosurus vulpecula isolate mTriVul1 chromosome 9, mTriVul1.pri, whole genome shotgun sequence genome:
- the NACAD gene encoding NAC-alpha domain-containing protein 1, with protein sequence MKVLSVETKFEGTEMTGERTELEETDRRDGEKEEWALKRFEPHDAAASTPSGDLPTPEDLSIRGDLTPGPASVPLAFLPAKHGDRPQPEGASSDAGVGSASSSRTALGECSPVVEPQKGLPEEPLILESLEPRVVMGEETSSGGPQQTITELPKEPQAAEPLTVTDSELRDLEGRRAGPSPPPELLSQGDLPVPSPRLDPDPYFTAPSTPTKVACSYLFSHSLCLSEEPSDTEVDILCSPPTSPSGSYITAEGGSWASSSSFSTSPSCSPNLLMETEGLDSPENGDFSPLCSNEEGGQESPLGGASDSDDTELLPAGSRDHLSSESSLSGDSGSSWSPGGRGDSFPDVVFPGSEPMIPATLLPFRGSLIFEADAVEIMLLPQEEAPSRDSEGEDDSTSASFLQSLSETSINEGVDEAFAFRDDTSPASSDSDSVSYAGEEDERLYSEEPHAQPPLPLWLRSPESGDSLAEKEEEVVSAQLPAQCAGLNLGVEPAAMASTPQSLQETDLEPIAVTTSQALQEAADLEPSAMSVTSQTLQETASLEPISTKTSQAIQEAVNPEPIATETSQALQETADLEPIAVLVSPQTLQETARLEPISMKPSQAIQEAPDLEPMATKTSQTLQEAADLEPITMTASQALQEAAGLEPIATKTLQALQEAAGIETIATKISETLQEAADLEPVAMKTSQALQETDLETIAVKTSHTLKEIVGLEPIAMKTSQALQEEADLEPIAMKTSQALQEEAGLKPIAMKTSQALQEEAGLEPIAMKTSHTLKEIVGLEPIAMKTSQALQEEAGLKPIAMKTSQALQEEAGLEPIAMKTSHTLKEIVGLEPIAMKTSQALHEEAGLEPIAMKTSQALQEEAGLEPIAMKTSQALREEAGLEPIAMKTSQALQEEAGLEPIAMKTSQALPEAAVLEPIAMKTSQALPEAAGLEPIAMKTSHTLKEIVGLEPIAMKTSQALQEEAGLEPIAMKTSQALQEEAGLEPIAMKTSQALQEAAGLEPIAMKTSQALQEEAGLEPIAMKTSQALQEEAGLEPIAMKTSQALQEEAGLEPIAMKTSQALPEAAVLEPIAMKTSQALPEAAVLEPIAMNTSQTLPEAAGLEPIAMTSQTLQEEAGLEPIAMNTSQTLPEAAGLEPITMKTSQALPEAAGLEPIAMNTSQTLPEAAGLEPVAMTSQTLQEEAGLEPIAMKTSQTLQEAASLEPIAMNTSQTLSEAAGLEPIAMKTSQTLQEAASLEPIAMKTSQTLQEAASLEPIAMKTSQTLQEAAGLEPIAMKTSQALPEAAGLEPIAMNTSQTLPEAAGLEPIAMKTSQTLQEAAGLEPIAMKTSQTLQEAASLEPIAMKTSQTLQEAAGLEPIAMKTSQALQETDLETIAMKTSHILKEIVGLEPIAMKTSQALQEIVGLEPIAMKTSQTLQEAASLEPIAMKTSQTTQEAVGLQPIALKSQTVQETDPGPIAMAVTPQILQEVDLEPSAVTSQPLQEVSPEPIAAAMTSQTLQEEMGFTLGLETIAMEMCQADRTQVTPETLPDMGQEEGEGEKQECPQNEEEPSPAEGLDSREGLVACSNTDEEAEPLSLQREALPEAWELACGQDQDMEGQEGLVGKDEGLNPVDEQSYVVISKGSEDALSRDVSGERCPSVSLECSLQWHPCHLEDEPNLENEGPVGENESSEQHLVSPTEMDFVSGSLDAIRSSKEIGAPGPSSGPSLEQTDVLGKELLGEVEFNLEEKCPEEPAEAALSTDGIPEPSEGLEPVLRAKESHGTPGEGSPGSPEGLQIKANLRGDTEQASFLRSEEEVPGSSFPEDLSDLTFLLKSQETLVFAPVPAVGTDKSHDPKLLVERTPSSVLSSTDCSLEEPSGPSEEKRTLPQSSLGREKSPNPAGGPNTKLGKSQPCSAAPVPTFREAQSPSAPVILTPSPAAPQSSSSPEASSNKGPPLPLAQKQEGGRVEGTVSSSAWAVSGNMPPSALCPSDLGTVATRKAGSPRHRSPRGQVLVSPRTPTSKAVPYAKDQAPAGSPEVISNPCSRGLWAGQAPLGGSVPQVVPKPLPPSQVPPGPAPGPGLWAPTHSRGGPAAARREECSPGDVTPPTGPRLSREGTDRPPLQGSVQSQSSSSSEADPPSRCTEVEELHQTTSMALRPVPGALPNHRASRNDSESNGESLPELEEPDGTDPRTAPPQAQLAHSMGSGEENVSKAKQSRSEKKARKAMSKLGLRQIHGVTRITIRKSKNILFVISKPDVFKSPASDIYIVFGEAKIEDLSQQVHKAAAEKFKVPAEPSPIITETAPGVSVKEESEEEEVDETGLEVRDIELVMAQANVSRAKAVRALRHNNNDIVNAIMELTM encoded by the exons TTGAACCCCATGATGCAGCTGCTTCTACGCCCAGTGGGGATCTGCCCACGCCTGAGGACTTGTCCATTCGGGGagacctgactccagggccagcctcTGTCCCCTTAGCCTTCCTACCCGCCAAGCACGGCGACCGGCCGCAGCCAGAAGGGGCCAGCTCGGATGCTGGAGTGGGCAGCGCCAGTTCTAGTCGAACTGCCTTGGGAGAGTGCAGCCCTGTGGTGGAACCCCAAAAAGGACTCCCCGAGGAACCCCTCATCCTGGAGAGTTTGGAGCCTCGGGTTGTGATGGGTGAAGAAACAAGCAGTGGTGGGCCCCAGCAGACCATCACAGAGCTGCCCAAGGAGCCCCAGGCAGCAGAACCCCTGACAGTGACAGATTCAGAGCTCAGGGACTTGGAGGGCAGGCGGGCTGGCCCCAGCCCACCCCCCGAGCTGCTCTCTCAGGGTGACCTCCCTGTGCCTTCCCCCCGCCTGGACCCAGACCCTTACTTCACAGCTCCTTCCACCCCCACCAAGGTGGCCTGTTCCTATCTGTTCTCCCACTCTCTCTGCCTGAGTGAGGAACCCAGTGACACTGAGGTTGATATCCTCTGTTCACCACCCACATCCCCCTCTGGCTCCTACATCACTGCAGAGGGAGGCAGCTGGGCCTCTTCCAGCAGCTTTAGCACATCCCCATCATGCTCCCCCAACCTGCTAATGGAGACTGAGGGACTGGACTCTCCTGAGAATGGGGACTTCTCCCCTCTCTGCTCCAATGAGGAAGGCGGCCAAGAGAGTCCTCTTGGCGGGGCCTCTGACTCGGATGACACGGAGCTCCTGCCTGCAGGGTCTCGGGACCATCTCTCCTCGGAGTCGAGCCTCTCTGGGGACAGTGGCTCCTCCTGGAGCCCAGGGGGAAGGGGGGATTCCTTCCCGGATGTTGTCTTTCCCGGGAGCGAGCCGATGATCCCGGCCACCTTGCTACCTTTCAGAGGCAGTCTGATCTTTGAGGCCGACGCTGTGGAAATCATGCTGTTGCCCCAGGAGGAAGCTCCGAGCAGAGATAGTGAAGGTGAGGATGACAGCACCTCAGCCTCCTTCTTGCAGTCCCTGTCAGAGACGTCCATCAACGAGGGTGTGGATGAGGCCTTTGCCTTCCGAGATGACACTTCACCTGCCTCTTCGGACTCTGATTCAGTTTCTTATGCTGGGGAGGAGGATGAGAGGCTCTACAGTGAAGAGCCCCATGCCCAGCCTCCGCTCCCTCTCTGGCTCAGGTCCCCAGAGTCTGGGGATAGCTTagctgagaaggaggaggaagtagtATCTGCACAGCTCCCAGCCCAGTGCGCAGGGCTCAATTTAGGGGTGGAGCCTGCTGCCATGGCATCGACCCCTCAGTCCCTCCAAGAAACGGATCTAGAGCCCATTGCAGTGACAACATCCCAGGCCCTACAAGAAGCAGCAGACCTAGAACCCAGTGCTATGTCAGTGACCTCTCAGACCCTCCAAGAAACAGCAAGCCTAGAACCCATTTCCACAAAGACATCTCAGGCCATACAAGAAGCAGTAAATCCAGAACCCATTGCCACAGAGACATCCCAGGCCCTACAGGAAACAGCAGATCTAGAACCCATTGCTGTGTTAGTGTCCCCTCAGACCCTACAAGAAACTGCAAGGCTAGAACCCATTTCCATGAAGCCATCTCAGGCCATACAAGAAGCACCAGATCTAGAACCCATGGCCACGAAGACATCCCAGACCCTACAAGAAGCAGCAGATCTAGAACCCATCACCATGACAGCATCTCAGGCCCTACAAGAAGCAGCAGGCCTAGAACCCATTGCCACAAAGACACTGCAGGCCCTACAAGAAGCAGCAGGTATAGAAACCATTGCCACGAAGATATCAGAGACCCTACAAGAAGCAGCAGATCTAGAACCCGTTGCCATGAAGACATCTCAGGCCCTACAAGAAACAGACCTAGAAACCATTGCTGTGAAGACATCTCATACCCTAAAAGAAATAGTAGGCTTAGAACCCATCGCCATGAAAACATCCCAGGCCCTACAAGAAGAAGCAGACCTCGAACCCATCGCCATGAAGACATCCCAGGCCCTACAAGAAGaagcaggcctcaaacccatcgcCATGAAGACATCTCAGGCCCTACAAGAAGAAGCAGGCCTCGAACCCATCGCCATGAAGACATCTCATACCCTAAAAGAAATAGTAGGCTTAGAACCCATCGCCATGAAAACATCCCAGGCCCTACAAGAAGaagcaggcctcaaacccatcgcCATGAAGACATCTCAGGCCCTACAAGAAGAAGCAGGCCTCGAACCCATCGCCATGAAGACATCTCATACCCTAAAAGAAATAGTAGGCTTAGAACCCATCGCCATGAAAACATCCCAGGCCCTACATGAAGAAGCAGGCCTCGAACCCATTGCCATGAAAACATCCCAGGCCCTACAAGAAGAAGCAGGCCTCGAACCCATCGCCATGAAGACATCCCAGGCCCTACGAGAAGAAGCAGGCCTCGAACCCATCGCCATGAAGACATCCCAGGCCCTACAAGAAGAAGCAGGTCTCGAACCCATCGCCATGAAAACATCCCAGGCCCTACCAGAAGCAGCAGTCCTAGAACCCATCGCCATGAAAACATCCCAGGCCCTACCAGAAGCAGCAGGCCTCGAACCCATCGCCATGAAGACATCTCATACCCTAAAAGAAATAGTAGGCTTAGAACCCATCGCCATGAAAACATCCCAGGCCCTACAAGAAGAAGCAGGCCTCGAACCCATCGCCATGAAGACATCCCAGGCCCTACAAGAAGAAGCAGGCCTCGAACCCATCGCCATGAAGACATCCCAGGCCCTACAAGAAGCAGCAGGCCTCGAACCCATCGCCATGAAGACATCCCAGGCCCTACAAGAAGAAGCAGGCCTCGAACCCATCGCCATGAAGACATCCCAGGCCCTACAAGAAGAAGCAGGCCTCGAACCCATCGCCATGAAGACATCCCAGGCCCTACAAGAAGAAGCAGGTCTCGAACCCATCGCCATGAAAACATCCCAGGCCCTACCAGAAGCAGCAGTCCTAGAACCCATCGCCATGAAAACATCCCAGGCCCTACCAGAAGCAGCAGTCCTAGAACCCATCGCCATGAACACATCCCAGACCCTACCAGAAGCAGCAGGCCTAGAACCCATCGCCATGACATCCCAGACCCTACAAGAAGAAGCAGGCCTCGAACCCATCGCCATGAACACATCCCAGACCCTACCAGAAGCAGCAGGCCTAGAACCCATCACCATGAAGACATCCCAGGCCCTACCAGAAGCAGCAGGCCTCGAACCCATCGCCATGAACACATCCCAGACCCTACCAGAAGCAGCAGGCCTAGAACCCGTCGCCATGACATCCCAGACCCTACAAGAAGAAGCAGGCCTCGAACCTATCGCCATGAAGACATCCCAGACCCTACAGGAAGCAGCAAGTCTAGAACCCATCGCCATGAACACATCCCAGACCCTATCAGAAGCAGCAGGCCTCGAACCCATTGCCATGAAGACATCCCAGACCCTACAAGAAGCAGCAAGTCTAGAACCCATCGCCATGAAGACATCCCAGACCCTACAAGAAGCAGCAAGTCTAGAACCCATCGCCATGAAGACATCCCAGACCCTACAAGAAGCAGCAGGCCTCGAACCCATCGCCATGAAGACATCCCAGGCCCTACCAGAAGCAGCAGGCCTAGAACCCATCGCCATGAACACATCCCAGACCCTACCAGAAGCAGCAGGCCTAGAACCCATCGCCATGAAGACATCCCAGACCCTACAAGAAGCAGCAGGCCTAGAACCCATCGCCATGAAGACATCCCAGACCCTACAAGAAGCAGCAAGTCTAGAACCCATTGCCATGAAGACATCCCAGACCCTACAAGAAGCAGCAGGCCTCGAACCCATTGCCATGAAGACATCTCAGGCCCTACAAGAAACAGACCTAGAAACCATTGCTATGAAGACATCTCATATCCTAAAAGAAATAGTAGGCTTAGAACCCATTGCCATGAAGACATCTCAGGCCCTACAAGAAATAGTAGGCTTAGAACCCATTGCCATGAAGACATCTCAGACCCTACAAGAAGCAGCAAGTCTAGAACCCATTGCCATGAAGACATCTCAGACCACACAAGAAGCAGTAGGCCTACAACCCATTGCCCTGAAATCTCAGACAGTACAAGAAACAGACCCAGGCCCCATTGCTATGGCAGTGACCCCTCAGATCCTACAAGAAGTAGATCTAGAACCCAGTGCTGTGACATCTCAGCCATTACAAGAAGTAAGCCCAGAACCTATTGCTGCAGCAATGACCTCTCAGACTCTGCAAGAAGAAATGGGCTTCACATTAGGCCTGGAGACTATTGCCATGGAGATGTGTCAGGCTGACAGGACCCAAGTAACACCAGAGACCCTCCCTGAcatggggcaggaggagggagagggagagaaacaagaGTGCCCCCAGAACGAAGAAGAGCCATCTCCGGCTGAAGGACTGGACTCAAGGGAGGGCCTTGTCGCCTGTTCcaatacagatgaggaagctgaaccaTTGTCCCTCCAGAGAGAAGCTCTGCCTGAGGCTTGGGAGCTGGCATGTGGCCAAGACCAAGATATGGAGGGGCAGGAGGGGCTAGTTGGTAAGGATGAAGGCTTGAACCCTGTGGATGAGCAAAGTTACGTAGTCATTTCCAAAGGCTCTGAGGATGCTCTGTCAAGGGATGTCAGTGGGGAACGGTGTCCCTCTGTCTCCCTGGAGTGTTCCCTTCAGTGGCATCCATGCCATCTGGAAGATGAAccaaatttggaaaatgagggcCCTGTTGGTGAGAATGAGAGCTCAGAACAGCACTTGGTCTCTCCCACAGAGATGGATTTTGTGTCAGGGTCACTGGATGCTATCCGATCCTCTAAGGAGATTGGAGCTCCAGGGCCCAGTTCTGGACCTAGTCTGGAACAAACAGATGTCCTGGGGAAGGAGTTACTGGGAGAGGTTGAATTTAATCTGGAGGAAAAGTGCCCAGAGGAGCCAGCTGAGGCGGCTTTATCCACTGATGGAATCCCAGAACCCAGTGAAGGCCTTGAGCCTGTGCTCAGAGCAAAGGAGTCCCATGGTACCCCAGGGGAAGGTTCCCCAGGGTCGCCTGAGGGCCTCCAGATAAAGGCTAACTTGAGGGGGGATACTGAACAGGCATCCTTCCTCAGGTCAGAAGAGGAGGTGCCAGGTTCCTCATTCCCAGAGGATCTGTCTGACCTCACCTTCCTGCTCAAGTCCCAAGAGACTTTGGTTTTTGCTCCTGTGCCCGCCGTAGGCACTGACAAGTCTCATGACCCCAAACTTCTGGTGGAGAGAACTCCTTCCTCTGTTTTGTCCTCAACTGACTGTTCCCTTGAAGAACCAAGTGGTCCATCTGAAGagaagagaaccctgcctcagagCTCCCTGGGCAGGGAGAAGTCACCAAATCCAGCAGGTGGCCCAAACACAAAGTTAGGGAAATCACAGCCCTGTTCTGCCGCTCCTGTGCCTACCTTCAGGGAGGCCCAGAGCCCTTCTGCCCCAGTTATCCTAACGCCCAGCCCAGCAGCTCCCCAGTCCTCTTCTAGCCCAGAGGCCTCAAGCAATAAGGGCCCCCCACTTCCCTTGGCCCAGAAGCAAGAAGGGGGTAGGGTGGAGGGAACAGTCTCTTCTTCAGCCTGGGCTGTCTCAGGGAACATGCCCCCATCGGCCTTGTGCCCATCAGACCTGGGCACAGTAGCAACGCGGAAAGCAGGATCTCCCCGGCACCGTTCCCCAAGGGGTCAAGTCCTAGTATCCCCCAGAACACCAACCTCAAAAGCGGTCCCTTATGCCAAAGACCAGGCCCCAGCAGGGTCTCCTGAGGTGATCTCAAACCCATGCTCCAGGGGGCTCTGGGCAGGACAGGCTCCCCTGGGGGGCTCTGTGCCTCAGGTGGTTCccaagcccctccctcccagccaAGTGCCTCCAGGCCCTGCTCCTGGCCCAGGGCTTTGGGCCCCAACTCACTCTAGAGGGGGGCCTGCTGCTGCTCGGCGGGAGGAGTGCAGCCCTGGAGATGTAACCCCTCCAACAGGACCCCGGCTGAGCAGAGAAG GTACGGATCGTCCACCTCTCCAGGGCTCAGTGCAATCACAGTCGAGCTCCTCGAGCGAGGCAGACCCCCCTTCACGATGCACAGAGGTGGAGGAGCTACATCAAACAACTAGCATGGCCCTGCGCCCAGTCCCTGGGGCTCTCCCCAATCACAGGG CATCCCGCAATGATTCTGAGAGCAATGGGGAGTCTCTCCCCGAGTTGGAGGAGCCAGACGGTACCGACCCACGGACTGCACCACCTCAG GCCCAGCTGGCCCACTCCATGGGAAGTGGTGAAGAGAACGTCAGTAAAGCCAAGCAGAGCCGCAGCGAGAAGAAGGCTCGGAAG GCCATGTCAAAACTGGGCCTGCGGCAGATCCACGGAGTCACCCGAATCACCATCCGGAAGTCTAAAAACATTCTCTTTGTCATCTCCAAGCCTGATGTCTTCAAAAGTCCAGCTTCAGACATCTACATAGTCTTTGGGGAGGCTAAG ATTGAGGACCTATCCCAGCAAGTGCACAAGGCAGCAGCAGAGAAGTTTAAGGTGCCAGCCGAACCTTCACCCATCATCACGGAGACTGCACCAGGCGTCAGCGTCAAGGAGGAgagtgaagaggaggag GTGGACGAGACGGGCCTGGAGGTGCGTGACATTGAGCTGGTGATGGCTCAGGCCAACGTGTCTCGAGCGAAGGCTGTCCGGGCTCTGCGACACAACAATAATGATATCGTCAATGCCATCATG GAGCTGACCATGTAG